A window of Aeromicrobium sp. A1-2 contains these coding sequences:
- a CDS encoding alpha/beta fold hydrolase: MTIQTISSSDVQLSVRVEGRDDAPVAILVHGFPDNQQVWDRVVPLLAPDFRVVTYDVRGAGGSTAPTSRSGYRMSKLIGDLAAVIEHVQPDGGAVHLVGHDWGSVQLWGAVMREATDARLTGRILSYTSISGPGLDLFGHFLRDGIAHRHFGAVGRQVAHSWYVVAFQTPLLPELIARRFGGRIRALLAHGQKLGDGHWGRTFDEDFRHGVNLYRANGLSFTRGTTAVPVQLVVPTKDSFLSPAIYADVAEFAPDVRRVDVVAGHWVVQSQPGLVADAVRAFVTDIEARLEDRQEA, translated from the coding sequence TTGACCATCCAGACCATCTCGTCGTCCGACGTCCAGCTGAGTGTCCGGGTCGAGGGACGAGACGACGCTCCGGTCGCGATCCTGGTCCACGGCTTCCCCGACAACCAGCAGGTCTGGGACCGGGTGGTCCCGTTGCTGGCGCCGGACTTCCGGGTCGTGACGTACGACGTGCGGGGTGCCGGCGGGTCCACGGCCCCCACCTCTCGCTCGGGGTATCGGATGAGCAAGCTGATCGGCGATCTCGCCGCGGTCATCGAACACGTGCAGCCCGATGGCGGAGCGGTTCACCTCGTGGGCCACGACTGGGGGTCGGTGCAGTTGTGGGGGGCGGTCATGCGCGAGGCCACAGACGCCCGACTGACCGGACGGATCCTCTCCTACACCTCGATCAGCGGCCCGGGGCTCGACCTGTTCGGGCACTTCCTGCGTGACGGCATCGCGCATCGACACTTCGGCGCCGTCGGGCGGCAGGTCGCGCACTCCTGGTACGTCGTGGCGTTCCAGACCCCGCTTCTGCCTGAGCTCATCGCCCGACGCTTCGGCGGCCGCATCCGTGCTCTGCTCGCGCACGGGCAGAAGCTCGGTGACGGTCACTGGGGCCGGACGTTCGATGAAGACTTCCGCCACGGCGTCAACCTCTACCGTGCCAACGGCCTGAGCTTCACCCGAGGCACCACGGCCGTCCCGGTCCAGCTGGTGGTGCCGACCAAGGACTCGTTCCTCTCGCCGGCGATCTACGCCGACGTCGCCGAGTTCGCGCCGGACGTACGACGTGTCGATGTCGTGGCGGGGCACTGGGTCGTTCAGTCCCAGCCCGGGCTCGTCGCAGACGCCGTCCGCGCCTTCGTCACCGACATCGAGGCGCGGCTCGAGGATCGTCAAGAAGCGTGA
- the purH gene encoding bifunctional phosphoribosylaminoimidazolecarboxamide formyltransferase/IMP cyclohydrolase translates to MTESPRPLKRALVSVYDKTGLEDLARDLHAAGVSIVSTGSTAKTIESAGVPVTPVEELTGFPECLDGRVKTLHPRVHAGILADLRLDDHVRQLAELEIEPFDLVIVNLYPFLETVKSGATPDECVEQIDIGGPSMVRAAAKNHPSVAVVVSPGAYDDVRAAIAAGGFTLTQRKRLAGQAFAHTAAYDVAVASWFANAYAPAEDNWPEFAAEAWQKSAVLRYGENPHQQAALYTDGSGGLAEAEQLHGKAMSYNNYLDTDAARRAAYDFDLPAVAIIKHANPCGVAVGADVAEAHARAHACDPVSAFGGVIATNRPVSVAMAEQVAEVFTEVIVAPDFEPGAVEVLQGKKNIRVLRCADGDRTMGEFRQISGGVVVQMRDHVDAEGDVPSTWTLVAGEPADEATLADLEFAWTACRSVKSNAILLAKDGASVGVGMGQVNRVDSCKLAVERAGSERATGSVAASDAFFPFADGLQVLLDAGVSAVVQPGGSVRDDESIAAASAAGVTMYFTGTRHFFH, encoded by the coding sequence ATGACCGAATCACCCCGTCCACTCAAGCGAGCCCTCGTCTCGGTCTATGACAAGACTGGTCTCGAGGACCTGGCCCGCGATCTGCATGCCGCCGGCGTCTCGATCGTCTCGACCGGCTCGACTGCCAAGACCATCGAATCCGCTGGGGTGCCAGTGACCCCGGTCGAGGAGCTCACAGGCTTCCCCGAGTGCCTCGATGGGCGGGTCAAGACGCTGCACCCGCGGGTGCACGCCGGGATCCTGGCCGACCTTCGCCTCGATGACCACGTCCGGCAGCTCGCCGAGCTGGAGATCGAGCCGTTCGACCTGGTGATCGTCAACCTCTATCCGTTCCTCGAGACCGTGAAGTCCGGCGCCACGCCTGACGAGTGCGTCGAGCAGATCGACATCGGCGGACCGTCGATGGTTCGCGCGGCGGCCAAGAATCACCCGAGTGTCGCTGTGGTCGTCTCGCCCGGGGCGTACGACGACGTACGGGCCGCCATCGCCGCTGGCGGCTTCACGTTGACCCAGCGCAAGCGGCTCGCCGGCCAGGCGTTCGCCCACACCGCGGCGTACGACGTCGCGGTCGCGTCGTGGTTCGCCAACGCGTACGCCCCCGCAGAGGACAACTGGCCCGAGTTCGCTGCCGAGGCGTGGCAGAAGTCAGCAGTCCTGCGCTACGGCGAGAACCCGCACCAGCAGGCCGCGCTCTACACCGACGGTTCCGGTGGGCTCGCCGAGGCGGAGCAGCTGCACGGCAAAGCGATGTCGTACAACAACTACCTCGACACCGACGCCGCCCGCCGCGCCGCCTATGACTTCGACCTGCCCGCCGTGGCCATCATCAAGCACGCCAATCCGTGTGGTGTCGCGGTTGGCGCTGACGTCGCCGAGGCACACGCTCGGGCGCACGCCTGCGACCCTGTGTCGGCCTTCGGCGGTGTGATCGCGACCAACCGTCCGGTCAGCGTCGCGATGGCCGAGCAGGTCGCCGAGGTGTTCACCGAGGTCATCGTGGCCCCGGACTTCGAGCCGGGTGCCGTCGAGGTGCTGCAGGGCAAGAAGAACATCCGCGTCCTGCGCTGCGCCGACGGCGACCGCACGATGGGCGAGTTTCGACAGATCAGCGGCGGGGTGGTCGTGCAGATGCGTGACCACGTCGACGCTGAGGGCGATGTGCCTTCGACCTGGACCCTGGTTGCTGGCGAGCCCGCCGACGAGGCGACCCTCGCCGATCTTGAGTTCGCGTGGACCGCGTGCCGTTCGGTCAAGTCCAACGCGATCTTGCTGGCCAAGGACGGCGCCTCAGTCGGCGTCGGCATGGGTCAGGTCAACCGGGTCGACTCGTGCAAGCTCGCGGTCGAACGGGCGGGCTCCGAGCGGGCTACTGGCTCGGTTGCGGCCTCGGACGCGTTCTTCCCGTTCGCTGACGGCCTACAGGTGCTGCTGGACGCGGGCGTCTCGGCAGTCGTGCAACCGGGCGGCTCGGTTCGTGACGACGAGTCGATCGCGGCGGCCAGCGCTGCCGGCGTGACGATGTACTTCACCGGAACGCGCCACTTCTTCCACTGA
- a CDS encoding DUF3017 domain-containing protein has translation MIGPRSRGSQLYLLHLLAVLVGLVLVVAGPWRVGIILIGVAFVVGAVARSFVPISHTGMLRVRGKAFDVFWMTTLGVALVVLAIVIPGQSG, from the coding sequence GTGATCGGACCGCGCAGCCGGGGATCGCAGCTCTACCTGCTGCACCTGCTTGCGGTCCTCGTCGGCCTGGTCCTCGTCGTGGCCGGGCCATGGCGAGTCGGGATCATCCTGATCGGCGTCGCCTTCGTGGTGGGCGCCGTGGCGCGGTCGTTCGTCCCGATCAGCCACACCGGGATGCTGCGCGTCCGCGGCAAGGCCTTCGACGTGTTCTGGATGACGACGCTGGGCGTCGCGCTGGTTGTGCTCGCGATTGTGATCCCCGGACAGTCCGGCTGA
- the purN gene encoding phosphoribosylglycinamide formyltransferase — MPHSQRTPARLVVLVSGGGTNLQALLDAAASPDYGAEIVAVGSDRHGIEGLARAERHGVETFVLPVSSFDDRAAWDVALAEAVTVYEPDLVVLAGFMKLTGPAFLALFGGRTLNTHPALSPAFPGMHGPRDALAYGVKVSGATLFVVDEGVDTGPIVAQVAVPVLDDDDESTLHERIKTSERAMLVEWVGKLAREDFHLDDRAVRPGGANP; from the coding sequence GTGCCTCACAGCCAGCGGACGCCAGCTCGACTGGTCGTCCTAGTCTCTGGCGGCGGCACCAACCTGCAGGCGCTGCTCGACGCGGCAGCAAGTCCTGACTACGGCGCCGAGATCGTCGCGGTCGGGTCGGACCGGCACGGGATCGAGGGCCTGGCCCGTGCAGAGCGGCACGGCGTGGAGACTTTCGTTCTTCCGGTCTCCTCGTTTGACGACCGGGCGGCATGGGACGTGGCGCTGGCCGAGGCTGTCACGGTGTACGAGCCCGACCTCGTCGTACTTGCGGGTTTCATGAAGTTGACCGGCCCGGCCTTCCTGGCTTTGTTCGGCGGCCGCACGCTCAACACGCACCCGGCGCTGTCGCCGGCCTTTCCGGGCATGCACGGGCCTCGTGACGCCCTGGCGTACGGCGTCAAGGTCAGCGGCGCGACGTTGTTCGTCGTCGACGAAGGGGTCGACACCGGCCCGATCGTCGCGCAGGTCGCGGTCCCGGTGCTCGACGACGACGACGAGTCGACCCTGCACGAACGCATCAAGACCAGCGAGCGGGCCATGCTCGTCGAATGGGTCGGCAAGCTGGCACGCGAAGACTTCCACCTCGATGACCGGGCCGTACGGCCCGGAGGAGCGAATCCATGA
- a CDS encoding malate dehydrogenase yields MSTPPVKVAVTGAAGQIGYSLLFRLASGALLGPNTPIQLQLLEITPALKALEGVVMELDDCAFPTLAGVEIGDDANTIFDGVNLALLVGARPRGPGMERGDLLEANGAIFTAQGKALNAVAADNVRIGVTGNPANTNALIAMTNAPDIPKERFSALTRLDHNRAISQLAAKTGASVTDITKMTIWGNHSATQYPDLFHAEIAGRNAAETVGDQAWIENDFIPTVAKRGAAIIEARGSSSAASAASATIDAARDWLHGTPEGDWASMAVVSDGSYGVPEGLIYSYPVTTKNGDWEIVQGLEIDDFSRGRMDATAAELTEERDAVRELGLI; encoded by the coding sequence GTGAGCACACCCCCCGTCAAGGTCGCCGTCACCGGCGCAGCCGGCCAGATTGGCTACAGCCTTCTCTTCCGCCTCGCCAGCGGCGCCCTGCTCGGCCCTAACACCCCGATCCAGCTCCAGCTGCTCGAGATCACCCCCGCGCTCAAGGCGCTCGAGGGTGTCGTCATGGAGCTCGACGACTGCGCGTTCCCGACCCTCGCCGGAGTCGAGATCGGTGACGACGCCAACACGATCTTTGACGGCGTCAATCTCGCGCTGCTCGTCGGCGCCCGCCCCCGCGGTCCCGGCATGGAGCGCGGCGATCTGCTGGAAGCCAACGGTGCGATCTTCACCGCCCAGGGCAAGGCACTCAACGCCGTCGCCGCCGACAACGTCCGCATCGGCGTCACCGGCAACCCGGCGAACACCAACGCGCTGATCGCGATGACCAACGCCCCCGACATCCCCAAGGAGCGGTTCAGCGCACTGACCCGCCTCGACCACAACCGGGCCATCTCGCAGCTCGCGGCCAAGACCGGCGCCTCCGTCACCGACATCACCAAGATGACGATCTGGGGCAACCACTCCGCGACGCAGTACCCCGACCTCTTCCACGCCGAGATCGCCGGCCGGAATGCCGCCGAGACCGTGGGAGACCAGGCCTGGATCGAGAACGACTTCATCCCGACCGTCGCCAAGCGCGGCGCGGCGATCATCGAAGCGCGGGGCTCGTCATCGGCTGCCTCGGCCGCCTCAGCGACGATCGACGCCGCCCGCGACTGGCTGCACGGCACGCCTGAGGGCGACTGGGCCTCCATGGCGGTCGTGTCCGATGGGTCGTACGGCGTTCCCGAGGGCCTGATCTACTCCTACCCCGTCACGACGAAGAACGGCGACTGGGAGATCGTCCAGGGTCTCGAGATCGACGACTTCTCGCGTGGCCGCATGGATGCGACCGCTGCCGAGCTGACCGAGGAGCGCGACGCGGTCAGGGAGCTCGGACTGATCTGA
- a CDS encoding bifunctional methylenetetrahydrofolate dehydrogenase/methenyltetrahydrofolate cyclohydrolase: MTAQILDGKAAASAIKGELRVRVAALRDKGVVPGLGTILVGNDPGSQWYVAGKHRDCAEVGIESLRIDLPDTATQAEVEAAVDQLNADPTCTGYIVQLPLPKGLDENAVIGRIDPAKDADGLHPTNLGWLVLGKEAPLPCTPRGIIELLRRHDVPIAGQHVVVVGRGITVGRPMGLLLTRRSENATVTLCHTGTRDLAAEVIRADIVIAAAGVPGIIRADMVKPGAALLDVGVSRDENGIVGDVDPAAYDVAGWISPNPGGVGPMTRAMLLANVVETTERLNP; this comes from the coding sequence GTGACGGCGCAGATTCTCGACGGCAAGGCGGCAGCGTCCGCGATCAAAGGTGAGTTGCGCGTACGCGTGGCAGCCCTCCGGGACAAGGGCGTCGTGCCCGGGCTCGGCACGATCCTGGTCGGCAACGACCCGGGTAGCCAGTGGTACGTCGCGGGCAAGCACCGCGACTGTGCCGAGGTCGGCATCGAGTCGTTGCGCATCGACCTCCCGGACACCGCGACGCAGGCCGAGGTCGAGGCCGCCGTCGACCAGCTCAACGCTGACCCGACGTGCACGGGCTACATCGTCCAGCTGCCGCTGCCCAAGGGGCTGGACGAGAACGCCGTGATCGGCCGGATCGACCCGGCCAAGGACGCCGACGGCCTGCACCCGACCAACCTTGGTTGGCTCGTGCTGGGCAAGGAGGCGCCCCTGCCGTGCACGCCGCGGGGCATCATCGAGCTCTTGCGCCGCCACGATGTGCCGATCGCCGGCCAGCACGTCGTCGTCGTGGGTCGTGGCATCACGGTCGGCAGGCCCATGGGCCTGCTGCTGACTCGGCGCAGTGAGAACGCCACCGTGACGCTGTGCCACACCGGTACGCGTGACCTCGCCGCCGAAGTCATTCGCGCCGACATCGTGATCGCCGCGGCTGGAGTGCCCGGCATCATCCGTGCCGACATGGTCAAGCCCGGCGCCGCCCTGCTGGACGTCGGCGTGAGTCGTGACGAGAACGGCATCGTCGGCGATGTCGACCCCGCCGCGTACGACGTGGCCGGTTGGATCTCGCCGAACCCCGGGGGAGTGGGCCCCATGACGCGCGCGATGCTGCTGGCCAATGTCGTCGAGACGACTGAGCGGCTGAACCCGTGA
- a CDS encoding M23 family metallopeptidase encodes MAGKRTAPRRQTRKRGIRPTPAMAGAFVLVLAAFCATVLGNTTDANSLSSSKYQTISQSYIGPDDSTSGGQVDVSRDFNRSLVKKQAKLQAEQVLQAQADLAKKVDKQSDLLRKNQWVLPVTGYHLTARFGQRSGLWSTTHTGLDLAGPSGSTIVSVASGVVKSAGYEGAYGNRTVVTLSDGTDIWYAHQSRIVVKAGDRVDPGQTIGYTGSTGNVTGPHLHLEVHPSGGGPVNPEPVLIQHGIRP; translated from the coding sequence ATGGCCGGCAAGCGGACTGCCCCGCGCCGCCAGACCCGCAAACGCGGAATCCGTCCCACCCCGGCCATGGCCGGAGCGTTCGTGCTGGTTCTCGCCGCTTTCTGCGCCACTGTCCTCGGCAACACGACAGACGCCAACTCGCTGTCCAGCAGCAAGTATCAGACCATCTCGCAGAGCTACATCGGTCCCGATGACTCCACCTCCGGCGGCCAGGTCGACGTGAGCCGCGACTTCAACCGGTCGCTGGTCAAGAAGCAGGCCAAGCTCCAGGCCGAGCAGGTGCTCCAGGCCCAGGCAGATCTGGCCAAGAAGGTCGACAAGCAGTCCGACCTCCTGCGCAAGAACCAGTGGGTCCTCCCGGTCACCGGCTACCACCTGACGGCACGATTCGGCCAGCGCAGCGGACTATGGTCCACGACCCATACGGGCCTCGACCTCGCCGGCCCCTCCGGCTCGACGATCGTGTCGGTCGCCTCCGGAGTCGTGAAGTCGGCCGGTTACGAGGGCGCCTACGGCAACCGCACCGTCGTGACGTTGAGCGACGGCACCGATATCTGGTACGCCCACCAGAGCCGCATCGTGGTCAAGGCCGGCGACCGTGTCGATCCCGGCCAGACGATTGGCTACACCGGGTCGACCGGCAACGTGACCGGCCCGCACCTGCACCTCGAGGTCCACCCCAGCGGTGGTGGCCCGGTCAACCCCGAGCCCGTACTGATTCAGCACGGCATCCGCCCCTAA
- a CDS encoding DUF6350 family protein: MPPSVEPSYLRPAFLTAALGAVLSLLVSAGFVLVSGGSSGSSLISLARATARTWLVAVGSGIDAGSVSFGLVPIGATLLCVVLVARAAAWVVGEPLDDLAAYTATTAGAYGVIAVIASAASASGDVSTSVVRAAVGAFLVGGLGAAWGVTRRHGQAERFWFTVSDDVRLATRAAVPGVVVVLASAAAIVIVQLARNVDRAGDIWARLDPGTGGGVALLAGCLLAVPTLVLWTASVLIGPGFMLGTDTSVDLSGSQLGNVPGFPMLAALPSPGSFPAWVAVLGVVPLLAGMVAGWRVAPGRRDGVTARVALGAAAGAIAGFVLGVLVGVSGGAVGPGRMADAGPSVLTPLLVAVPVMAVGGALGAALAHYRGDRASQPADASSTGRPSLWRRHQPAGAARRGSKS, encoded by the coding sequence GTGCCCCCGTCCGTCGAGCCCTCCTACCTCCGACCCGCGTTCCTGACTGCCGCTCTGGGGGCAGTTCTGTCGCTCTTGGTCTCCGCCGGGTTTGTGCTCGTCTCGGGCGGTTCGAGCGGTTCGTCACTGATCTCGCTCGCGCGGGCGACAGCCCGGACCTGGCTCGTCGCAGTCGGCTCGGGGATCGATGCCGGCTCGGTCTCGTTCGGGCTGGTGCCGATCGGCGCGACTCTGCTCTGCGTCGTCCTGGTCGCCCGCGCAGCCGCGTGGGTCGTGGGGGAGCCGCTCGACGACTTGGCCGCCTACACGGCGACGACCGCTGGGGCGTACGGCGTCATCGCCGTCATCGCCTCGGCGGCCTCGGCGTCCGGAGACGTGTCGACCTCGGTCGTGCGAGCTGCTGTCGGCGCCTTCCTGGTCGGCGGGCTCGGCGCCGCGTGGGGCGTCACGCGGCGGCACGGGCAGGCCGAACGCTTCTGGTTCACGGTCTCGGACGACGTGCGCCTCGCGACCCGGGCCGCAGTGCCAGGGGTCGTGGTGGTGCTGGCCTCGGCCGCCGCGATCGTCATCGTGCAGCTCGCGCGCAACGTGGACCGCGCTGGCGACATCTGGGCGCGGCTCGATCCGGGCACGGGTGGCGGCGTCGCGCTACTTGCCGGCTGCCTCCTGGCCGTGCCGACGTTGGTCTTGTGGACGGCGTCGGTGCTGATCGGGCCTGGTTTCATGCTCGGCACCGACACCTCGGTCGACCTGTCCGGATCGCAGCTCGGCAACGTCCCCGGATTCCCGATGCTGGCGGCGCTGCCCAGCCCGGGCTCGTTCCCTGCCTGGGTGGCTGTGCTGGGTGTCGTGCCTCTTCTCGCCGGGATGGTGGCGGGCTGGCGAGTCGCCCCTGGTCGTCGCGACGGTGTCACGGCACGCGTGGCGCTGGGTGCCGCGGCCGGAGCGATTGCAGGCTTCGTGCTGGGCGTGCTCGTCGGTGTGTCCGGAGGAGCTGTCGGCCCGGGCCGCATGGCCGACGCCGGACCATCTGTCCTCACCCCGCTGTTGGTGGCGGTGCCCGTCATGGCGGTGGGCGGCGCGCTCGGCGCTGCCTTGGCCCACTATCGTGGAGACCGTGCCTCACAGCCAGCGGACGCCAGCTCGACTGGTCGTCCTAGTCTCTGGCGGCGGCACCAACCTGCAGGCGCTGCTCGACGCGGCAGCAAGTCCTGA
- the sucD gene encoding succinate--CoA ligase subunit alpha, with product MSIFLNKDSKVIVQGITGGEGTKHTALMLKAGTNVVGGVNARKAGTTVTHGDVELPVFGTVAEAIEKTGADVSVVFVPPAFTKDAVIEAIDAGIGLLVIITEGVPIQDSAEFWAYAQGKQTRIIGPNCPGIITPGEALAGITPATISGSGPIGLVSKSGTLTYQMMFELRDLGFTTAIGIGGDPIIGTTHIDALEAFEADPDTKAIVMIGEIGGDAEEKAAEYIKAHVTKPVVGYVAGFTAPEGKTMGHAGAIVADGAGTAQGKKEALEAAGVKVGKTPSETAELMREILKGL from the coding sequence ATGTCGATCTTCCTGAACAAGGACTCCAAGGTCATCGTCCAGGGCATCACCGGCGGCGAAGGCACCAAGCACACCGCCCTGATGCTCAAGGCCGGCACCAACGTCGTCGGTGGCGTCAACGCCCGCAAGGCCGGCACGACAGTCACCCACGGTGACGTCGAGCTCCCGGTCTTCGGGACCGTTGCCGAAGCGATCGAGAAGACCGGCGCCGACGTGTCGGTCGTCTTCGTGCCGCCGGCGTTCACCAAGGACGCCGTCATCGAGGCCATCGACGCCGGGATCGGCCTGCTGGTGATCATCACCGAGGGCGTGCCGATCCAGGACAGCGCCGAGTTCTGGGCCTACGCCCAGGGCAAGCAGACACGGATCATCGGTCCGAACTGCCCCGGCATCATCACGCCGGGCGAGGCGCTCGCGGGCATCACGCCGGCGACGATCTCCGGCAGCGGTCCGATCGGTCTGGTCTCGAAGTCGGGCACCCTGACCTACCAGATGATGTTCGAGCTGCGGGACCTCGGCTTCACGACGGCCATCGGCATCGGCGGCGACCCGATCATCGGGACGACGCACATCGACGCCCTCGAGGCGTTCGAAGCTGATCCCGACACCAAGGCGATCGTGATGATCGGCGAGATCGGTGGTGACGCCGAGGAGAAGGCTGCTGAGTACATCAAGGCGCACGTCACCAAGCCGGTCGTCGGCTACGTCGCGGGCTTCACCGCCCCCGAGGGCAAGACGATGGGCCACGCCGGCGCGATCGTCGCCGACGGTGCGGGCACCGCGCAGGGCAAGAAGGAAGCCCTCGAGGCTGCAGGCGTCAAGGTCGGCAAGACGCCGTCCGAGACTGCCGAGCTGATGCGGGAGATCCTCAAGGGTCTCTGA
- a CDS encoding TetR/AcrR family transcriptional regulator: MAIRAQLSQERSRLRRDELLAAAIELFAEGGSRAITHRAVAARAGLPPATTTYYFESIDELIRDALGAHLESWTRELEALAQVGLDTSLSLDDTEQFLSHVFSVRGPDVAALELSIFLAAARTPELRESSLRSVEAFEALAATMLARMGLADPAPLAATIVALLTGTAMRRQSGRYTDPAEAQLLTAAIRNLLAAHVLGPEVADHALKNLRPR; this comes from the coding sequence ATGGCCATTCGTGCGCAGTTGTCGCAGGAACGCAGCCGCCTGAGGCGCGACGAGCTGCTGGCCGCGGCGATCGAGCTGTTCGCCGAGGGTGGTTCGCGGGCGATCACGCACCGCGCCGTCGCGGCCCGTGCCGGGCTGCCCCCGGCGACCACGACGTACTACTTCGAGTCGATCGACGAGCTGATCCGCGACGCACTCGGCGCCCATCTGGAGAGCTGGACCCGTGAGCTGGAGGCGTTGGCCCAGGTCGGCCTCGACACGTCCTTGAGCCTGGACGACACGGAGCAGTTCCTCTCACACGTCTTCTCGGTCCGCGGGCCCGACGTCGCAGCGCTTGAGCTGTCGATCTTCCTCGCCGCGGCACGTACGCCCGAGCTGCGTGAGAGCTCACTGCGTTCGGTGGAGGCCTTTGAGGCGCTCGCCGCCACGATGCTCGCTCGGATGGGCCTGGCCGACCCCGCACCACTGGCCGCAACGATCGTCGCGCTGCTGACCGGCACCGCGATGCGACGCCAGTCCGGCCGCTACACCGATCCGGCGGAGGCCCAGCTGCTCACAGCGGCCATCCGCAACCTGCTCGCCGCGCACGTGCTCGGCCCCGAAGTGGCCGACCACGCCCTCAAAAACCTCCGCCCCCGCTGA
- the sucC gene encoding ADP-forming succinate--CoA ligase subunit beta encodes MDLMEYQAKELFAKHDVPVTTGIVANTPDEARAAAEQLGVVVVKAQVKAGGRGKAGGVKLAKTPDEAFEHASNILGMEIKGLTVNRVLIAPAASIVEEYYFSFLLDRANRSYLCIASVEGGVEIEEVAKTNPDAVKQIPIDAGTGVDEAKARSIVAEAGFPEVLTEQAVKTVMTLWKTFVEEDATLVEVNPLARLEGDILEALDGKVSLDENAEFRHADHAAFEDKDAADPLEAKAKAKGLNYVKLDGAVGIIGNGAGLVMSTLDVVAYAGEAHGGVKPANFLDIGGGASAQVMADGLDVILNDEQVKSVFVNVFGGITSCDAVANGIVGALDILGDEASKPLVVRLDGNNVEEGRRILNERNHPLVTLVDTMDGAADRAAELANEGA; translated from the coding sequence GTGGATTTGATGGAATACCAGGCGAAGGAGCTCTTCGCGAAGCACGATGTACCGGTCACCACCGGCATTGTCGCCAACACCCCGGACGAGGCGAGGGCCGCTGCAGAGCAGCTCGGCGTCGTCGTCGTCAAGGCGCAGGTCAAGGCCGGCGGACGCGGCAAGGCTGGCGGCGTCAAGCTGGCCAAGACACCAGATGAGGCGTTCGAGCATGCTTCGAACATCCTCGGCATGGAGATCAAGGGCCTGACGGTCAACCGGGTGCTCATTGCTCCGGCCGCGAGCATCGTCGAGGAGTACTACTTCTCGTTCCTGCTCGACCGCGCCAACCGCAGCTACCTGTGCATTGCCAGCGTCGAGGGTGGTGTCGAGATCGAAGAGGTCGCCAAGACCAACCCCGACGCGGTCAAGCAGATCCCGATCGACGCCGGCACCGGTGTCGACGAGGCCAAGGCGCGCTCGATCGTCGCCGAGGCAGGCTTCCCCGAGGTCCTCACCGAGCAGGCCGTCAAGACGGTCATGACGCTGTGGAAGACCTTCGTGGAAGAGGACGCCACGCTGGTCGAGGTCAACCCGCTCGCTCGCCTCGAGGGAGACATCCTCGAGGCGCTCGACGGCAAGGTCTCCCTGGACGAGAACGCCGAGTTCCGTCACGCGGACCACGCAGCGTTCGAGGACAAGGACGCGGCCGACCCGCTCGAGGCCAAGGCCAAGGCCAAGGGGCTCAACTACGTCAAGCTCGACGGTGCTGTCGGCATCATCGGCAACGGCGCCGGCCTGGTCATGTCGACCCTGGACGTCGTCGCGTACGCCGGTGAGGCGCACGGCGGCGTCAAGCCCGCCAACTTCCTGGACATCGGCGGGGGAGCGTCGGCGCAGGTCATGGCCGACGGTCTCGACGTCATCCTGAACGATGAGCAGGTCAAGTCCGTGTTCGTCAACGTCTTCGGCGGGATCACGTCGTGCGACGCGGTCGCCAACGGCATCGTCGGCGCGCTGGACATCCTCGGCGACGAGGCCTCCAAGCCGCTCGTCGTCCGTCTCGACGGCAACAATGTCGAGGAGGGGCGCCGGATCCTCAACGAGCGCAACCACCCGCTCGTGACCCTGGTGGACACGATGGACGGCGCGGCTGACCGCGCCGCCGAGCTCGCGAACGAAGGAGCCTGA